From one Humulus lupulus chromosome 8, drHumLupu1.1, whole genome shotgun sequence genomic stretch:
- the LOC133797161 gene encoding IAA-amino acid hydrolase ILR1-like 4, whose protein sequence is MDFFFINNYNKRVSLIVVFLVFMPLAISSSSYDDPLLNPHELGLIPVKFLDLIQENEFFDWMVGIRRKIHENPELGFEEFETSKLIRAELEKMSISYKYPVAETGVVGFIGTGSPPFVAIRADMDALAVQESVEWEHKSKIPGKMHACGHDAHVAMLLGAAKILQGHQHELKGTVLLVFQPAEEGGGGAKKILDTGILENVGAIFGIHVSPSLPIGSVACRSGPILAAAGFFEAKISGKGGHAAIPQFTIDPILAASNVIVSLQHLVSREADPLDPQVVTVSKFQGGAAFNVIPDSVTIGGTFRAFSKESVLQLKNRIEEVITRQASVHRCNATVLFDSEKKAFNPATVNDQNLHKHFLNVASQLVGERQIHEMPMLMGAEDFAFYQEAIPGYFFFIGMKDQKKSVDELLHSPKFTLNEDVLPYGAALHASLAVTYLLENQPKSPKESSHDEL, encoded by the exons ATGGACTTCTTCTTCATCAACAATTACAACAAGCGGGTCTCTTTGATTGTCGTATTTCTAGTGTTTATGCCACTAGCCATTTCTTCGTCAAGTTATGATGATCCTCTCTTAAACCCTCATGAGCTGGGTCTAATCCCGGTCAAATTCCTTGACTTGATTCAAGAAAATGAATTTTTTGATTGGATGGTGGGTATCAGAAGGAAAATACACGAAAACCCAGAACTGGGTTTCGAGGAATTTGAGACCAGTAAGCTTATCAGAGCTGAGCTTGAGAAAATGAGTATTTCTTACAAATACCCAGTTGCTGAAACTGGGGTGGTTGGCTTCATCGGGACTGGTTCACCTCCATTTGTTGCAATCAGAGCGGATATGGATGCTCTGGCTGTGCAG GAGAGTGTGGAGTGGGAGCACAAGAGTAAAATCCCAGGAAAGATGCATGCTTGTGGGCATGATGCACATGTTGCCATGCTTCTTGGAGCTGCAAAGATACTTCAAGGGCATCAACATGAACTGAAG GGAACAGTCCTCCTTGTCTTCCAACCAGCCGAGGAAGGAGGTGGCGGTGCAAAGAAAATATTAGACACAGGAATACTAGAGAATGTTGGAGCCATCTTCGGGATTCATGTCTCTCCTAGTCTCCCAATTGGCTCAGTGGCTTGTAGGTCCGGCCCTATTTTGGCCGCTGCCGGTTTTTTTGAGGCAAAAATAAGTGGAAAGGGGGGTCATGCTGCCATTCCTCAGTTCACAATAGATCCTATTTTAGCTGCTTCAAATGTAATTGTTAGTTTGCAACATCTTGTTTCGCGTGAAGCTGATCCTTTAGACCCAcag GTAGTTACTGTATCAAAATTCCAAGGAGGTGCTGCTTTTAATGTTATTCCAGATTCTGTAACAATTGGTGGCACTTTCAGGGCATTTTCAAAAGAAAGCGTTCTTCAACTTAAAAATCGAATAGAAGAG GTTATAACAAGGCAAGCCAGTGTACACAGGTGCAATGCAACTGTCCTATTCGATTCAGAAAAGAAGGCTTTCAATCCAGCAACTGTAAACGACCAAAATCTCCATAAACATTTCCTAAATGTTGCAAGTCAACTGGTGGGAGAAAGGCAGATACATGAAATGCCAATGCTGATGGGAGCAGAAGATTTCGCGTTCTATCAAGAGGCAATTCCCGGATACTTCTTTTTCATTGGGATGAAGGATCAGAAAAAGAGTGTGGATGAACTACTACATTCACCAAAGTTTACATTGAATGAAGATGTTCTTCCATATGGAGCAGCATTACATGCATCATTAGCTGTAACATACCTTCTGGAGAATCAACCCAAGTCTCCCAAAGAAAGCTCTCATGATGAGCTTTGA
- the LOC133797162 gene encoding serpin-ZX-like, protein MDFCVQTTTQLILNEMRKKKNESAKNVIMSPLSMNLMLNMVASGSEGKTLEQFLKFLGSDGIKELNNMSSVIMSLLLASASASTSSPPATSGTQKPLMQPKPVTTFFDFNDQHLFSKKTEQQQQQQQPLFSLVNALWVDKRFQLIPSFKEITETIYKAKVENVDLYNEADHVKKAVNSWVENETKGLIKELLPQSVKLEPPLCLANALYFKGAWEDPFDASMTRDNKFHLLNGRTIQVPFMNSHNDYLCYASNDDYKVLKLRYQRVGERTDKQIQFSMYILLPHDRYGLQDMVEKFNLDTKLLAPENLNHHLRRVELSHVSIPKLKFSYDVDAKELLEKKGLTFPFSEKDADFSNMVFSPAINVYIGIMLHKSCIEVNEEGTEAAADTFAGTMFGCSAYSEPPPLHSFVADHPFVFMVVEEFSQLVLFTGAVLDLEN, encoded by the exons ATGGATTTCTGCGTGCAAACCACAACTCAATTGATTCTCAAtgagatgaggaagaagaagaatgagagtGCTAAAAACGTTATAATGTCTCCTCTGTCAATGAACTTGATGCTGAACATGGTGGCCTCTGGCTCTGAAGGTAAAACCTTAGAGCAGTTCTTGAAGTTTCTTGGTTCCGACGGAATCAAAGAATTGAACAACATGTCTTCTGTTATTATGTCTCTTCTCCTCGCCTCTGCCTCTGCCTCTACCTCTTCCCCTCCTGCCACTTCTGGAACCCAAAAACCTCTGATGCAACCAAAGCCAGTGACCACCTTCTTCGATTTCAATGACCAACATCTTTTCTCGAAGAAGacagaacaacaacaacaacaacaacagcctCTTTTTTCTTTGGTAAACGCCTTATGGGTTGATAAACGCTTTCAGTTGATACCATCTTTCAAAGAAATCACGGAAACCATCTACAAAGCCAAAGTAGAAAATGTTGACCTTTATAATGAG GCTGATCATGTTAAGAAAGCTGTGAACTCATGGGTGGAAAATGAGACGAAAGGTCTCATCAAAGAACTTTTGCCACAGAGTGTAAAATTGGAGCCGCCACTTTGTCTTGCAAATGCATTATATTTCAAGGGAGCTTGGGAAGATCCCTTTGATGCCTCCATGACTCGAGACAATAAGTTTCATCTTCTTAACGGAAGAACAATCCAAGTACCTTTCATGAATAGTCATAATGATTACCTCTGTTATGCATCCAATGATGATTACAAGGTTCTCAAACTCAGATATCAAAGAGTAGGTGAACGCACTGACAAACAAATACAGTTCTCTATGTACATACTTCTTCCTCATGATAGGTATGGATTACAAGATATGGTGGAAAAGTTCAATTTGGATACAAAATTGTTAGCACCCGAGAATCTTAATCATCATCTGAGGAGAGTGGAACTTTCTCATGTATCAATCCCCAAGCTGAAATTCTCATATGATGTTGATGCTAAGGAGTTACTTGAGAAAAAAGGATTGACTTTCCCTTTTAGTGAGAAGGATGCAGATTTCTCAAACATGGTTTTCTCTCCTGCCATTAATGTTTATATAGGTATTATGCTTCACAAATCTTGTATCGAAGTAAATGAAGAAGGGACAGAGGCTGCTGCGGACACCTTTGCTGGTACGATGTTCGGCTGTTCTGCATATTCTGAGCCTCCTCCACTTCATAGCTTTGTTGCTGACCATCCATTCGTGTTTATGGTTGTCGAAGAGTTTTCTCAACTTGTTCTTTTCACCGGAGCAGTTCTTGATCTAGAAAACTAA